The proteins below come from a single Felis catus isolate Fca126 chromosome A1, F.catus_Fca126_mat1.0, whole genome shotgun sequence genomic window:
- the LOC101093328 gene encoding olfactory receptor 14A16-like: protein MTNITRFLLMGFPDDQVLQRLYAAFLFLVYLAALMGNLLIFTLTTIDQYLQSPMFFFLKNLSLIDICYISVTVPKSVMNSLTNSHSISFIGCASQVFLVIFLAGTEYTLLLVMSYDRYAAICCPLHYETIMNRGACVQMVTASWVSGCVYGSIHAAGTFSVRFCGSNIVHQFFCDVPSLLTLACSGQKTLEYAFIIGSCCFGFICFILLIVSYVHIFSTVLRIPSANGRMKCLSTSLPHLTVVTLFIFSGSITYLAKNFKSSSSVKVLISVLYTVLPPIMNPIIYSLRNGDVQMALGKLISGKLFRIPF from the coding sequence ATGACCAACATAACAAGGTTCTTGCTCATGGGATTCCCTGACGATCAGGTGCTACAGAGACTTTATGCTGCATTCCTCTTCCTGGTTTACCTAGCAGCACTAATGGGGAACCTCCTCATTTTCACCCTCACCACCATTGACCAGTATCTTCAATCccccatgttttttttcctaaagaatttGTCTTTGATTGATATCTGTTACATTTCTGTCACTGTCCCCAAATCTGTCATGAACTCTTTGACCAACAGCCATTCCATCTCTTTCATAGGATGTGCCTCACAAGttttccttgttatttttcttgctgGCACAGAGTACACCCTTCTCCTAGTGATGTCCTATGACCGCTATGCTGCCATCTGCTGTCCTCTGCACTATGAGACCATCATGAATAGAGGTGCCTGTGTGCAGATGGTGACAGCATCATGGGTTAGTGGGTGTGTCTATGGATCCATTCATGCTGCAGGAACATTTTCTGTTCGTTTCTGTGGTTCCAACATAGTGCACCAATTCTTTTGTGATGTCCCATCACTGCTCACACTTGCTTGTTCTGGACAGAAAACTCTAGAATATGCATTTATAATTGGTAgttgttgttttgggtttatatgctttattttattgattgtaTCCTATGTTCACATTTTTTCTACCGTTCTAAGAATCCCATCTGCAAATGGGAGAATGAAATGTCTTtccacctccctgccccacctcaccGTGGTGACACTGTTTATCTTTTCTGGAAGCATCACATATTtagctaaaaattttaaatcttcatCTTCAGTGAAAGTGTTGATATCAGTGCTTTACACTGTGTTACCCCCCATCATGAATCCTATCATCTACAGCCTCAGAAACGGGGATGTGCAAATGGCCTTGGGCAAACTGATATCTGGGAAACTGTTCAGgatacctttttaa